In a genomic window of Pontibacter liquoris:
- a CDS encoding M1 family metallopeptidase translates to MRNLFAGLALAGLVAGPIAALAQDTKFAQLGQELPTPNNYRTASGAPGHQYWQQRADYTIKAELNDDNQSIKGSETITYTNNSPDVLTYLWVQLDQNIYEPNSMSNATKTGELKEKMTLQAVDYLTREKFDGGFKIEQVKDRNGKALKYTINNTMMRVDLPGPLKHGQSFVFNINWHHNINNQKTLGGRSGYEFFPEDGNYLYEMAQWFPRMAVYDDVNGWQHKQFLGSGEFALPFGDYKVSLTVPADHVVAGTGELQNASQVLTSTQQKRWADAAKSDKPVVVVTQEEATKAEKNHAKGKKTWVFQAKNVRDFAWASSRKFIWDAMNVSVGGKNTLAMSYYPKEANPLWGQYSTQAVAHTVRTYSKHTIDYPYPVAISVHGPVGGMEYPMISFNGYRPEADGTYSDRTKYGLISVVIHEVGHNFFPMIVNSDERQWTWMDEGLNTFMQYLTEQEWERNYPSGRGEPAKIVNYMSGAKNTMVPIMTNSESILQFGNNAYGKPATGLNILRETIMGRQLFDYAFKEYANRWAFKHPMPADFFRTMEDASGVDLDWFWRGWFYTTDHTDLAIGDVKWYTIDAQDPEFVNARKREQQNKTPQTLSQQRNLKDIQKTLVEQNPELKDFYNSYDPLATTAADKATYQTFMKDITPEQKKILESGLNFYEVGFKNLGGLVMPLIVRMQYEDGSEEVVNVPAEIWRYNNEEITKVFVTEKPVVSFELDPYLQTADTDLSNNAYPRRMAPSRFELFKQQERQQQNPMQKQRATGNTGTQKNTAQ, encoded by the coding sequence ATGAGAAACCTTTTTGCAGGTTTGGCGCTGGCAGGTCTTGTTGCCGGCCCTATTGCGGCCCTGGCGCAGGACACTAAATTTGCCCAGCTAGGGCAAGAGCTGCCAACGCCCAACAACTACCGCACAGCTTCGGGCGCCCCGGGCCACCAATACTGGCAGCAACGCGCCGACTACACCATCAAAGCCGAGCTTAACGACGATAATCAGTCCATAAAAGGTTCTGAGACCATCACCTATACCAACAACTCGCCCGATGTGCTGACTTACCTGTGGGTGCAGCTGGACCAGAACATCTATGAGCCCAACTCGATGAGCAATGCTACCAAGACGGGTGAGCTTAAGGAAAAGATGACGTTGCAGGCAGTGGATTACCTGACGCGCGAGAAATTTGACGGCGGCTTTAAGATCGAGCAGGTAAAAGACCGCAATGGCAAGGCCCTGAAGTATACCATCAACAACACCATGATGCGCGTGGACCTGCCGGGCCCACTGAAGCACGGGCAGAGCTTTGTCTTCAACATCAACTGGCACCACAACATCAATAACCAGAAAACACTGGGTGGCCGCTCAGGTTACGAGTTCTTTCCGGAGGATGGCAACTACCTCTATGAAATGGCGCAGTGGTTTCCGCGCATGGCCGTATACGACGACGTAAATGGCTGGCAGCACAAGCAGTTCCTGGGAAGCGGCGAGTTTGCGCTGCCCTTCGGCGATTACAAAGTGAGCCTGACCGTACCCGCCGACCATGTGGTGGCCGGTACCGGCGAGCTGCAGAACGCCAGCCAGGTGCTTACCTCTACGCAGCAGAAACGCTGGGCCGATGCCGCCAAGAGCGACAAGCCGGTGGTAGTAGTGACGCAGGAAGAAGCAACCAAAGCTGAGAAAAACCACGCCAAAGGTAAAAAGACCTGGGTGTTCCAGGCTAAGAATGTGCGCGACTTTGCCTGGGCAAGCTCCCGCAAGTTTATCTGGGATGCCATGAACGTAAGCGTAGGCGGCAAAAACACGCTGGCCATGTCTTACTACCCGAAAGAGGCCAACCCGCTTTGGGGGCAGTATTCCACGCAGGCCGTAGCCCACACAGTCCGCACCTATTCCAAGCACACCATCGACTATCCGTACCCGGTAGCCATTTCGGTGCACGGCCCGGTAGGTGGCATGGAGTACCCAATGATCAGCTTTAACGGCTACCGCCCCGAGGCCGACGGCACGTATTCTGACCGTACCAAGTATGGCCTCATCTCGGTGGTGATACACGAAGTAGGGCACAACTTCTTCCCGATGATCGTGAACTCCGACGAGCGCCAGTGGACGTGGATGGACGAAGGCCTGAACACCTTTATGCAATACCTGACCGAGCAGGAATGGGAGCGCAACTACCCATCCGGCCGCGGCGAGCCTGCTAAAATTGTAAATTACATGAGCGGTGCCAAAAACACCATGGTGCCCATCATGACCAACTCGGAGTCTATCCTGCAGTTTGGCAACAACGCCTATGGCAAACCGGCTACAGGCCTTAATATCCTGCGCGAAACCATTATGGGCCGCCAGCTGTTCGACTACGCCTTTAAAGAATATGCCAACCGCTGGGCCTTTAAACATCCGATGCCGGCCGACTTCTTCCGTACCATGGAAGATGCCTCGGGTGTGGACCTGGACTGGTTCTGGAGAGGCTGGTTTTATACCACCGACCACACCGACCTTGCCATTGGTGACGTGAAGTGGTACACGATCGATGCGCAGGACCCGGAATTTGTGAATGCCCGCAAGCGCGAGCAGCAGAACAAAACCCCGCAAACCTTATCGCAGCAGCGCAACCTGAAGGATATTCAGAAAACGTTGGTAGAGCAGAATCCGGAACTGAAGGATTTTTACAACAGCTACGACCCGTTGGCCACGACAGCCGCTGACAAAGCCACGTACCAGACGTTTATGAAAGACATCACCCCGGAACAGAAGAAAATACTGGAATCCGGCCTTAACTTTTACGAAGTAGGCTTTAAGAACCTGGGCGGTCTGGTAATGCCTCTGATCGTGCGCATGCAGTACGAAGATGGCTCCGAAGAAGTGGTAAACGTACCAGCCGAGATCTGGCGCTATAACAACGAGGAGATCACGAAGGTATTTGTTACAGAAAAGCCCGTTGTCAGCTTCGAGCTGGACCCTTACCTGCAAACAGCCGACACCGATCTGTCGAACAACGCGTACCCACGCCGCATGGCGCCATCGCGTTTCGAGTTGTTTAAGCAGCAGGAACGGCAGCAGCAGAACCCGATGCAAAAGCAGCGCGCCACCGGCAACACCGGCACTCAAAAGAACACCGCGCAGTAA
- a CDS encoding HupE/UreJ family protein → MLSVFSTYLKLGFHHIFNLGAYDHMLFLLALSAIYTLGDWRKVIALVTSFTIGHSITLALSTFNIIRFDTALIEFLIPVTILFTCITNFFKLKSAAAKQPTILSLHNLMALFFGLIHGMGFSNYLRSLLGRGADTWLQLLAFNVGIELGQMLIVLLLLILGFLTMNLFKAKKRDWIMVISSAAAGIALILMMETNIF, encoded by the coding sequence GTGTTATCTGTATTTTCGACGTACCTCAAGCTGGGTTTCCACCACATCTTTAACCTCGGCGCCTACGATCACATGCTCTTTTTGCTGGCCCTGAGCGCCATTTATACCTTAGGCGACTGGCGCAAAGTAATTGCCCTGGTTACCAGCTTTACTATTGGCCATTCCATCACGCTGGCTCTGTCTACGTTTAACATCATCCGGTTTGATACGGCGCTTATTGAGTTTCTGATTCCGGTTACGATCCTTTTTACCTGCATCACCAACTTTTTCAAGCTCAAGAGCGCCGCTGCCAAACAACCCACCATCCTATCGCTGCACAACCTGATGGCGCTGTTTTTCGGGCTGATCCATGGCATGGGCTTTTCCAATTACCTCCGGTCGCTGCTGGGCCGCGGCGCAGATACCTGGCTGCAGTTGCTGGCCTTTAACGTGGGCATTGAACTGGGCCAGATGCTGATCGTATTGCTCCTGCTTATACTTGGTTTCCTGACCATGAACCTGTTCAAAGCCAAAAAGCGCGACTGGATCATGGTGATTTCCAGCGCCGCCGCAGGCATCGCCTTGATTTTGATGATGGAAACCAATATCTTTTAA
- a CDS encoding lactonase family protein translates to MKKMQPHTSSRLAKLTTLGFAVLSLAFTACNSSGTKEAATDTAASEPKTETDSMETSMLYVGTYADPDSASIFLFRLNPASGELTQVNAFKGGENPSFLTLDAERKHLFAVNETGNYEGQNSGAVSAFAVDQQTGNLTFLNRVASRGGAPCHISVAGDNKDVLVANYTGGNVASFRVQDNGQLSAAADVEQHKGAGPNKERQEAAHAHYIAPDPNNKFILAVDLGTDQVLGYRLDAATGALTPNAPAVAFAAKPGSGPRHLAFHPNGKFAYLIHELNSTMTALRYDADKGTFTEIETVTTLPAGFKGESYCAEVKASADGKFLYGSNRGDNSIVVYAIDQNTGKLTTVQHVKTGGDWPRDFNIDRSGSVLLVANERSNNLVTFKIDKATGKLTATGHQVQVHKPVCVQVVPAP, encoded by the coding sequence ATGAAAAAAATGCAACCCCACACTTCTTCCCGTCTGGCAAAGCTTACAACGCTTGGTTTTGCCGTGTTATCGCTGGCCTTTACGGCCTGTAATTCGTCCGGTACCAAAGAAGCAGCAACCGATACGGCGGCTTCCGAACCTAAAACTGAAACTGACTCTATGGAAACATCGATGCTCTATGTAGGCACCTATGCCGATCCCGACAGCGCAAGCATTTTCCTCTTCCGCCTCAACCCGGCATCGGGCGAGCTGACCCAGGTAAACGCGTTTAAAGGTGGTGAGAACCCTTCGTTCCTGACCCTGGATGCAGAGCGGAAGCACCTTTTTGCCGTAAATGAAACAGGTAATTACGAAGGCCAGAACAGCGGCGCGGTCAGCGCATTTGCCGTAGATCAGCAAACGGGCAACCTCACCTTTCTGAACCGGGTTGCTTCCAGGGGCGGAGCGCCCTGCCATATTTCGGTGGCGGGCGATAATAAGGATGTGCTCGTGGCCAACTACACAGGCGGCAACGTGGCCTCGTTCCGGGTGCAGGATAACGGGCAGCTCAGTGCGGCGGCTGATGTGGAGCAGCACAAAGGCGCCGGCCCGAACAAGGAGCGGCAGGAGGCAGCCCATGCCCATTACATTGCGCCGGACCCGAACAACAAGTTTATACTAGCCGTGGACCTGGGCACCGACCAGGTGCTGGGATACCGCCTTGATGCCGCAACCGGCGCCCTCACGCCGAATGCGCCTGCCGTAGCGTTTGCGGCAAAACCCGGCTCCGGCCCGCGCCACCTGGCGTTCCACCCCAACGGCAAATTTGCTTACCTCATACATGAGCTCAACTCCACCATGACAGCCCTGCGCTACGATGCGGACAAAGGCACTTTTACCGAAATTGAAACGGTAACCACCCTGCCCGCCGGTTTTAAAGGCGAGAGCTACTGCGCCGAGGTGAAGGCATCGGCGGATGGCAAGTTTCTGTATGGCTCCAACCGCGGCGATAACAGCATTGTGGTATATGCCATCGACCAGAATACCGGCAAACTGACCACGGTGCAGCACGTGAAAACGGGCGGCGACTGGCCCCGCGATTTTAACATAGATCGCTCGGGCAGCGTGCTACTGGTAGCCAATGAGCGCTCAAACAACCTTGTAACCTTTAAAATAGACAAAGCTACCGGCAAACTAACGGCCACCGGCCACCAGGTGCAGGTGCACAAGCCTGTGTGCGTGCAGGTAGTGCCGGCGCCTTAA
- a CDS encoding Dabb family protein gives MFVHHVFFWLAKPDSAEEKAKLLEGIKQLQAVEHIQTMHVGVPASTDRPVIEKGYTFSLLLVFNDLAAHDAYQVHPVHKKFVDDCARYWSKVLIYDAVDA, from the coding sequence ATGTTTGTACACCACGTTTTCTTTTGGTTAGCCAAACCCGATTCGGCAGAAGAAAAAGCGAAGTTGCTGGAAGGTATAAAGCAGCTGCAAGCCGTTGAGCATATCCAGACCATGCATGTGGGCGTGCCCGCCAGCACCGACAGGCCGGTGATCGAGAAAGGATACACTTTTTCGTTGCTGCTCGTGTTCAACGACCTGGCCGCCCACGACGCGTACCAGGTGCATCCTGTCCATAAAAAGTTTGTGGATGATTGCGCCCGCTACTGGTCTAAGGTGCTGATTTATGACGCAGTAGACGCTTAA
- a CDS encoding ATP-grasp fold amidoligase family protein: protein MRAYDPLEKWQDVAHWQRKLSNKYNAREFASKHGCRVPALFWRGREVNMIDFDALPPQYVIRPTIGHSSQKVFLMDGAVNLMDNRSYTPDHLKKALSGAIAENPYLEFLLEEFVKDENGAHRIPDDYKISVFNGEVAFIDVINRTSPKTGFSSCYTQHWERIENVADFYQPAPLQNLPRCLGEMLVCARQLSKAYKIFVRIDFYATDKGAVFGEFTPTPSQGDGFTAKADKLLTRYWDTYCYGMI from the coding sequence ATGCGCGCCTACGATCCGCTGGAAAAATGGCAGGATGTAGCCCACTGGCAACGAAAGCTCAGCAACAAGTATAACGCACGCGAATTTGCCAGCAAACACGGCTGCCGTGTACCCGCGCTGTTTTGGCGGGGCAGAGAGGTAAACATGATAGATTTTGATGCATTACCGCCGCAGTATGTCATCCGGCCTACCATCGGGCACTCCAGCCAGAAAGTTTTCCTGATGGACGGGGCCGTAAACCTGATGGATAACAGGAGCTATACACCGGATCATTTAAAAAAGGCACTCTCCGGGGCTATTGCTGAAAATCCTTACCTGGAGTTCCTGCTCGAAGAATTTGTTAAAGATGAAAACGGGGCTCACAGGATTCCGGACGATTATAAAATTTCTGTTTTTAACGGCGAGGTTGCCTTTATCGATGTTATAAACCGCACGAGTCCGAAAACAGGTTTTTCCAGTTGTTACACGCAGCATTGGGAGAGAATAGAGAATGTAGCCGACTTTTACCAGCCTGCACCGCTGCAAAACCTGCCCCGGTGCCTGGGCGAAATGCTGGTCTGTGCCCGGCAACTGAGCAAAGCATATAAGATCTTTGTACGGATAGATTTTTACGCCACCGACAAGGGCGCTGTTTTTGGAGAATTTACCCCCACACCCAGCCAGGGAGACGGTTTTACCGCCAAAGCCGACAAGTTGCTGACCCGGTACTGGGATACGTATTGCTATGGTATGATCTAG
- a CDS encoding type I restriction endonuclease, with protein MDFIDVIKALGEKASRMKETIQTEEATKMAFVMPFISALGYDVFNPHEVVPEYVADLGIKKGEKVDYCILKDNAPIVIIECKHWKEDLNVHNSQLHRYFHVTSTRLGILTNGIIFKFYTDLVEPNKMDDKPFWEFNITELSEANIFELKKYHKSSFSVEQILGAASELKYSREVKRIMLEELANPTDVFVKHFVKQIHSGVMTAKVLEQFTGVVKKALNQLISEMISDRLKLALATEEDRDKIVIAEKVAENTTVSPVKEPENKVITHEIEKEAFFIVRSILRTTIDANRICHRDTQSYFGILLDDNNRKPICRFYLEGTKKYMGIFDEARKEVKLEIPSLDDIYKYADQLLATVHAYERKLEKA; from the coding sequence ATGGACTTTATAGATGTTATCAAAGCATTAGGGGAGAAAGCGTCTCGAATGAAAGAAACCATTCAGACGGAGGAAGCTACTAAAATGGCTTTCGTTATGCCCTTTATTTCTGCATTAGGGTATGATGTTTTCAATCCGCATGAAGTTGTGCCGGAATATGTTGCTGATCTAGGTATAAAAAAAGGTGAGAAAGTAGACTACTGCATCCTGAAAGATAATGCGCCAATCGTAATAATAGAATGCAAACATTGGAAAGAGGATTTGAATGTGCACAACTCACAGCTTCATCGTTATTTTCATGTTACCTCTACCCGGTTAGGTATACTTACTAATGGCATTATATTTAAATTTTATACGGATTTGGTAGAACCGAACAAGATGGATGATAAACCATTTTGGGAGTTTAATATCACTGAACTAAGTGAGGCTAATATTTTTGAATTGAAGAAGTATCATAAATCTTCGTTCAGTGTTGAGCAGATCTTGGGTGCCGCATCAGAATTAAAATATTCAAGAGAAGTCAAAAGGATTATGCTTGAAGAATTAGCCAACCCTACGGATGTTTTTGTGAAGCATTTTGTAAAGCAAATCCATTCGGGTGTAATGACGGCGAAAGTATTAGAGCAATTTACGGGAGTAGTTAAAAAGGCGCTGAATCAACTAATTAGTGAAATGATAAGTGATCGTCTGAAACTTGCTCTAGCTACAGAAGAAGATAGAGATAAAATAGTTATTGCCGAAAAAGTAGCAGAAAATACAACTGTAAGCCCGGTGAAAGAGCCCGAGAACAAAGTTATAACCCATGAGATAGAAAAAGAGGCTTTCTTTATCGTTCGCTCTATTCTGAGAACCACAATTGATGCAAATCGCATTTGTCATAGAGACACGCAATCATACTTTGGGATTTTATTAGATGATAATAATCGTAAACCGATTTGCAGGTTTTATTTAGAAGGCACTAAAAAGTATATGGGCATTTTTGATGAAGCCAGAAAAGAAGTAAAGCTGGAGATACCATCATTAGATGATATTTATAAGTATGCCGATCAATTGCTTGCCACCGTGCATGCCTATGAACGAAAACTTGAGAAAGCTTAG
- the clpB gene encoding ATP-dependent chaperone ClpB, with protein MNFNNYTIKAQEAIQKATEIAGGNEQQAIETGHVLKAILQTDENVTNFLFQKLNVNSNILTSKLNEIVAAYPKVSGGSPYLANDTAAALQKATSYLKEFGDEYVAIEHILLGILAGRDKVAGLMKDVGFNEKDLKKAIKELRGGAKVTDQNAEAKYNSLKRYARDLNEMARSGKIDPVIGRDEEIRRVLQILSRRTKNNPVLLGEPGVGKTAIVEGLAQRIVSGDVPENLKHKKIMSLDMGLLVAGAKYKGEFEERLKAVIKEVVDAEGEIILFIDEIHTLIGAGAGGDSAMDAANLLKPALARGELHAIGATTLKEYQKYIEKDKALERRFQAVMVDEPSTQDAISILRGIKDKYEVHHGVRIKDDAIIAAVELSSRYITDRFLPDKAIDLMDEAAAKLRIEIDSLPVELDEIQRRIMQLEIEREAIRRENDKDKETILSKEIAELSTKRDDLKAKWQNEKQIIEGIQKEKENIENYKLEAEQAERSGDYGRVAELRYGKIQESEAHLKELQEQVHQMQGENPMLKEEVNAEDIAEVVAKWTGIPVSKMLQSDREKLLFLEEELGKRVAGQEEAIEAISDAVRRSRAGMQDPKRPIGSFIFLGTTGVGKTELAKALADYLFNDENAMVRIDMSEYQERHAVSRMIGAPPGYVGYDEGGQLTEAVRRKPYSVVLLDEIEKAHPDVFNILLQVLDDGRLTDSKGRVVNFKNTIIIMTSNIGSQIIQANFEKMTPFNHDEILEQTKDEVFDLLKKSLRPEFLNRIDELVMFRPLSRGDIRKIVSIQFGHIQKRLEDAGIQLVATDEVLDYLGEQGYDPQFGARPLKRVIQRQVLNELSKEILAGKINKDSVVEAVLDNGAIRFNNVDIELPTER; from the coding sequence ATGAATTTTAATAACTATACCATCAAAGCCCAAGAGGCCATTCAGAAGGCCACTGAGATTGCCGGCGGCAATGAGCAGCAGGCAATTGAAACCGGGCATGTTTTAAAAGCCATCCTTCAGACAGACGAGAACGTTACTAACTTCCTGTTTCAGAAACTGAATGTGAACAGCAACATTCTTACCAGCAAGCTGAACGAGATCGTGGCCGCTTATCCGAAAGTGAGTGGCGGTAGCCCCTACCTGGCAAACGACACGGCAGCGGCCCTGCAGAAAGCAACCTCCTATTTAAAAGAGTTTGGCGATGAGTACGTGGCCATCGAGCACATTCTGCTGGGCATTTTGGCGGGACGTGATAAAGTAGCTGGCCTGATGAAGGATGTGGGCTTTAATGAAAAAGACCTGAAGAAAGCGATTAAAGAGCTGCGTGGTGGCGCCAAGGTAACCGACCAGAACGCAGAAGCCAAGTATAACTCGCTCAAGCGCTACGCCCGCGACCTAAACGAAATGGCCCGCAGCGGCAAAATCGACCCGGTGATCGGCCGCGACGAAGAGATACGCCGTGTGCTGCAGATCCTAAGCCGCCGCACCAAGAATAACCCGGTGCTGCTGGGTGAGCCCGGTGTGGGTAAAACCGCCATCGTGGAAGGCCTGGCCCAGCGCATCGTGAGCGGCGACGTACCGGAAAACCTCAAGCACAAAAAGATCATGAGCCTGGACATGGGTCTGCTGGTAGCAGGCGCCAAGTATAAAGGCGAGTTTGAGGAGCGCCTGAAAGCAGTGATAAAAGAAGTGGTGGATGCCGAAGGCGAGATCATCCTCTTCATCGACGAGATCCATACGTTGATCGGCGCCGGTGCGGGCGGCGACAGCGCCATGGACGCCGCCAACCTGCTGAAACCAGCCCTGGCGCGCGGTGAATTGCATGCCATCGGTGCTACTACCCTGAAGGAATACCAGAAGTATATTGAGAAAGATAAGGCATTGGAGCGTCGCTTCCAGGCGGTGATGGTAGACGAGCCAAGCACCCAGGATGCCATCTCCATACTTCGCGGTATCAAAGACAAGTATGAAGTACACCACGGGGTACGCATCAAGGACGACGCTATCATTGCCGCGGTGGAATTATCGAGCCGCTACATCACCGACCGCTTTTTGCCCGACAAGGCCATTGACCTGATGGATGAAGCGGCGGCCAAGCTGCGCATCGAGATCGACTCTTTGCCGGTGGAACTGGACGAGATCCAGCGCCGCATCATGCAGTTGGAGATCGAGCGCGAGGCAATTCGCCGGGAGAACGACAAAGACAAGGAAACTATCCTTTCGAAAGAGATTGCCGAGCTTTCCACGAAGCGTGATGACCTGAAAGCCAAGTGGCAGAACGAAAAGCAGATCATCGAAGGCATTCAGAAAGAGAAAGAGAACATCGAAAACTATAAATTGGAAGCCGAGCAGGCCGAACGCTCCGGTGATTACGGCCGCGTAGCCGAGCTGCGTTACGGCAAGATACAGGAATCGGAAGCGCACCTGAAAGAACTGCAGGAGCAGGTACACCAGATGCAGGGCGAAAACCCGATGCTGAAGGAAGAGGTGAACGCTGAAGACATTGCCGAAGTGGTAGCCAAGTGGACGGGTATACCGGTAAGCAAGATGCTGCAGAGCGACCGTGAAAAACTACTGTTTCTCGAAGAAGAGTTGGGCAAACGCGTAGCGGGTCAGGAAGAAGCCATTGAAGCCATCTCGGACGCCGTGCGCCGCAGCCGTGCCGGTATGCAGGATCCGAAACGCCCGATCGGTTCGTTCATCTTCCTGGGTACAACGGGTGTGGGTAAAACCGAGCTGGCCAAGGCGCTGGCCGATTACCTGTTCAACGACGAGAATGCCATGGTGCGTATCGACATGAGCGAGTACCAGGAGCGCCACGCCGTGAGCCGTATGATTGGGGCGCCTCCGGGCTATGTAGGTTACGACGAAGGCGGTCAGCTGACCGAAGCCGTGCGTCGCAAGCCCTACTCTGTGGTGCTCCTGGACGAGATCGAGAAAGCGCACCCGGATGTGTTCAACATCCTCTTGCAGGTATTGGACGATGGTCGATTGACCGACAGCAAAGGCCGCGTGGTGAACTTTAAAAATACGATCATCATCATGACTTCGAATATCGGCTCTCAGATCATCCAGGCCAATTTCGAGAAGATGACACCGTTCAACCACGACGAGATCCTGGAACAGACCAAAGACGAGGTGTTCGATCTGCTGAAAAAATCGCTAAGGCCGGAGTTCCTCAACCGAATCGACGAGTTAGTGATGTTCCGTCCGCTGAGCCGCGGGGATATCCGCAAGATCGTTTCGATCCAGTTCGGCCATATCCAGAAGCGTTTGGAAGATGCCGGCATCCAGCTGGTCGCAACCGATGAAGTACTGGATTACCTGGGCGAACAGGGCTACGATCCGCAGTTCGGTGCCCGACCGCTCAAGCGTGTCATCCAGCGCCAGGTGCTCAACGAGCTGTCCAAAGAAATATTGGCCGGTAAGATTAATAAAGATTCTGTGGTAGAAGCGGTACTAGATAACGGTGCGATACGTTTCAATAACGTGGACATCGAATTACCGACAGAAAGGTAG
- a CDS encoding YceI family protein codes for MKTISAIKLLSLLSILLGLSLGNTLLAQNQYKLAGKPELKVQGTSTLHDWEMTSVQAQGKAEMTLEGATLKNVKSASVILKTASVKSGTAKMDEIAYESLKAGKYSDIVFTLTSFRTLDNNSAQVTGNLTIAGTTRPVTFNVETSTKSGTVQLAGEANIKFTDFGIKPPTALLGTVKTGNELKLSFKASFQPIATYSKN; via the coding sequence ATGAAGACAATTAGCGCCATAAAACTGCTCAGCTTGCTGAGCATCTTATTAGGATTAAGCCTGGGCAACACGCTGCTCGCCCAGAACCAGTATAAATTGGCCGGCAAGCCCGAACTGAAAGTACAGGGCACCTCTACCCTGCACGACTGGGAAATGACATCGGTACAAGCCCAGGGCAAAGCCGAAATGACACTGGAAGGTGCCACGCTTAAAAACGTGAAGTCTGCTTCCGTTATCCTGAAGACCGCCTCCGTTAAGAGCGGCACGGCCAAGATGGACGAGATCGCTTATGAGTCGCTTAAGGCAGGCAAATACTCCGACATCGTGTTTACGCTGACTTCCTTCCGTACCCTGGACAATAACAGCGCCCAGGTAACTGGGAACCTGACCATTGCCGGTACCACACGTCCGGTGACCTTTAACGTGGAGACAAGCACAAAATCCGGCACGGTACAGCTGGCAGGCGAGGCGAACATCAAATTCACCGACTTCGGCATCAAACCACCCACAGCACTTTTAGGCACTGTAAAAACCGGCAACGAGCTTAAGCTGAGCTTCAAGGCAAGCTTCCAGCCCATCGCTACTTATTCAAAAAACTAA
- a CDS encoding endonuclease V: MLAGKYRAPAATKSSIWPLFCKYEIISNVLRTKYNVKWRFVSPGCLMDSDTATSIAWPAP; this comes from the coding sequence ATGCTGGCAGGAAAGTATAGAGCACCAGCCGCAACGAAGAGTTCTATCTGGCCGCTGTTCTGTAAGTATGAAATCATCTCCAACGTGCTGCGCACCAAGTACAACGTCAAATGGCGTTTCGTCTCTCCCGGCTGCCTGATGGATTCTGACACGGCGACAAGTATAGCTTGGCCTGCGCCGTGA